The following proteins are encoded in a genomic region of Candidatus Sulfotelmatobacter sp.:
- a CDS encoding FlgD immunoglobulin-like domain containing protein, whose protein sequence is MRPLCLSVLLLILASSAFGDVIVNDRTLDPPGVAQYRPSLAVVNTLEGNQQVCVWQEQRAGNVRDFRVAVSTASQFAISWVQHGAPPAPTGYDWLEDVLVASTSCTGGDGNFILVGQVRTNAAAPYTYGIGMVTGHVVDENTLTWGTPRVLITFGSQSSTSRFFDALSLASDPCAGVVYLGFLNTLPASPYVYTAWLLRSTNLGTSWDAPKSVGNDTTQAPGPPRVQIGGYAGRLTLLWSVYTAGISEQMYSTNSFDYGTTLSAPIAGPTEPVDTQSSPFGVSSSVGPHTTASEALFTSHFGSLFYASGEQMNSNDVTFPNPATSPGLVEHEPDNHAAQATLVSSPGVVLRGTLGGTAPNDTDYYSFSLSAGQSVMMNADSIATNLSVVEVEWHGPDGTSILTSNKGGFLAFTAPVAGTYYLMLTKLFTNANTGGYRVRTLSAAPPVGGSRDQRDLFMWELPDGGAWGGSTNVSALTAPTGYDEDGVTLLTPNDGYLYAGWYDWTAQPAKEISRYMLARSPDGGATWETPVPLTSANSDWSQVASLVNTSALAGPWQDAFQNGKEMYYVWTDGRNGDADLYSRLIRDDLDLLSQDYLSVSLHAGERFRVHFNVQNENDLFGWNVLLRGQASYRGWPLTEENQPLDPGATQPLEFFCTVPDTAAPGPVSYQVDFCSSLYPHVIYAIGFVTVNVLPGAAGVGASRAELSFAGATPNPAATLADISFSLSRGGPVKLEIFGVDGRRVKTLENGVAAAGAHVRSWNGTDDAGARVGSGTYFLRLEAEGRSLTKRMVWLR, encoded by the coding sequence GGCAACGTGCGCGACTTTCGGGTGGCGGTCTCGACCGCGTCCCAGTTCGCGATCTCGTGGGTCCAGCACGGAGCGCCGCCGGCGCCTACCGGCTACGACTGGCTGGAGGACGTGCTGGTCGCCTCCACCTCGTGCACCGGCGGCGACGGCAACTTCATCCTGGTGGGTCAGGTGCGAACCAACGCGGCGGCGCCGTACACCTATGGAATCGGAATGGTCACCGGCCACGTGGTGGACGAGAACACGCTCACCTGGGGAACGCCGCGCGTGCTCATCACCTTCGGCAGTCAGAGCAGCACCTCGCGATTCTTCGACGCGCTGTCGCTGGCCAGCGATCCCTGTGCCGGGGTCGTCTATCTCGGATTTCTCAACACGCTGCCGGCTTCGCCCTATGTCTACACGGCCTGGCTATTGCGCTCCACGAACCTCGGCACGAGCTGGGACGCTCCGAAATCGGTGGGCAACGACACCACCCAGGCGCCCGGTCCGCCCCGGGTCCAGATCGGCGGCTACGCGGGCCGCCTGACTCTTCTCTGGAGTGTCTACACGGCCGGCATTTCGGAGCAGATGTACTCGACCAACTCGTTCGACTATGGCACGACCCTGAGCGCGCCGATCGCGGGACCGACGGAGCCCGTGGACACGCAGTCCTCGCCGTTCGGGGTCAGCAGTTCAGTGGGGCCGCACACCACGGCTTCCGAGGCCCTATTCACCAGTCACTTCGGCTCGCTGTTCTACGCCTCGGGCGAACAGATGAACTCGAACGACGTCACCTTTCCAAACCCGGCGACCAGCCCGGGGCTGGTCGAGCACGAACCGGACAATCACGCCGCGCAGGCGACGCTGGTGTCGTCGCCCGGCGTGGTGCTGCGCGGCACGCTCGGCGGCACGGCACCCAACGACACCGACTACTACTCGTTCTCGCTCAGCGCCGGGCAATCCGTGATGATGAACGCCGACTCGATCGCCACCAACCTGTCGGTGGTGGAGGTCGAGTGGCATGGGCCGGACGGAACTTCGATTCTGACCTCCAACAAAGGAGGATTCCTGGCCTTCACGGCGCCCGTGGCCGGGACCTACTACCTGATGTTGACCAAACTCTTCACCAACGCGAATACCGGTGGCTACCGTGTGCGCACGCTCTCGGCGGCGCCTCCAGTCGGAGGCTCGCGTGATCAGCGCGACTTATTCATGTGGGAATTGCCGGATGGCGGCGCGTGGGGGGGCTCGACCAACGTGAGCGCGCTCACCGCGCCGACCGGCTACGACGAGGACGGCGTCACCCTGCTCACCCCCAACGACGGCTATCTCTACGCGGGCTGGTACGACTGGACGGCGCAGCCGGCAAAGGAGATCTCACGCTACATGCTGGCGCGCTCGCCCGATGGTGGAGCAACCTGGGAGACGCCGGTGCCGCTGACTTCGGCGAATTCCGACTGGTCGCAGGTGGCGTCGCTCGTCAACACGAGCGCGCTGGCAGGGCCCTGGCAGGACGCCTTCCAGAACGGCAAGGAGATGTATTACGTCTGGACCGACGGGCGAAACGGCGACGCCGACCTCTACTCGCGGTTGATCCGGGATGATCTCGACCTGCTGTCCCAGGACTATTTGTCGGTATCCCTTCACGCCGGCGAGCGGTTCCGAGTCCACTTCAACGTGCAGAACGAGAACGATCTGTTCGGATGGAACGTGTTGCTGCGCGGCCAGGCCTCGTATCGCGGCTGGCCGCTCACCGAAGAGAACCAGCCGCTCGACCCCGGCGCCACCCAGCCGCTCGAGTTCTTCTGCACCGTGCCCGACACCGCGGCCCCCGGCCCCGTCAGCTACCAGGTCGATTTCTGCTCGTCCCTCTATCCGCACGTGATTTACGCCATCGGGTTCGTCACGGTGAACGTGCTCCCGGGCGCGGCGGGAGTGGGCGCATCCCGCGCCGAGCTATCCTTCGCCGGCGCCACTCCCAATCCGGCCGCGACGCTTGCCGACATCTCGTTCTCGCTCTCGCGCGGCGGCCCGGTGAAGCTCGAGATCTTCGGCGTCGACGGCCGGCGCGTGAAGACGCTGGAGAATGGAGTGGCCGCGGCGGGCGCTCATGTGCGCTCGTGGAACGGCACCGACGATGCCGGCGCGCGCGTCGGGTCGGGGACCTATTTCCTGAGGCTCGAGGCCGAAGGGCGCTCGCTCACGAAGCGGATGGTCTGGCTGAGGTAG